A single region of the Acidimicrobiia bacterium genome encodes:
- a CDS encoding helix-turn-helix domain-containing protein produces MSTPVRYDQQYCPIARALDVLGDRWTLLIIRELGIGDQRFTELRRHLPGIAPTVLTQRLRELADEGLVTMHDDPSTRRQLYALTDRGREAGPVLRALARWGMPLLEPRPDDRTVRPRAALNVAILSYYDAAAAAGIDERYRLEIDGETFTLSSVKGGGKARATADVELVAGAGTWIDIRQGRLTLQQARKDGLVQVTGPARSVANFRRVFRIP; encoded by the coding sequence ATGTCGACACCAGTTCGCTACGACCAGCAGTACTGCCCCATCGCCCGCGCGCTCGACGTGCTCGGCGATCGTTGGACGTTGCTGATCATCCGGGAGCTCGGGATCGGCGACCAGCGTTTCACCGAGCTGCGCCGCCACCTTCCCGGCATCGCGCCGACCGTGCTCACGCAGCGGCTGCGGGAGCTGGCCGACGAAGGACTCGTGACGATGCACGACGACCCGTCGACGCGGCGGCAGCTCTACGCCCTCACCGATCGGGGACGCGAAGCCGGACCGGTGCTGCGCGCGCTCGCGCGCTGGGGCATGCCGTTGCTCGAGCCGCGCCCCGACGACCGGACAGTGCGGCCGCGCGCGGCGCTGAACGTCGCGATCCTCAGCTACTACGACGCGGCCGCGGCGGCCGGCATCGACGAGCGCTACCGACTCGAGATCGACGGCGAGACGTTCACGCTCTCGTCGGTCAAGGGTGGCGGCAAGGCGCGCGCCACGGCCGACGTCGAGCTCGTCGCGGGCGCGGGCACGTGGATCGACATCCGCCAGGGCCGACTCACGCTGCAGCAGGCGCGCAAGGACGGACTCGTCCAGGTGACGGGCCCGGCCCGCAGCGTCGCCAACTTCCGGCGCGTCTTCCGCATCCCGTAG
- a CDS encoding MFS transporter, whose protein sequence is MFGMVKQLTDDPTINAPTPGDIVEPGEFAAVEISAAKERSPRIVLLSTGLAVFAVFLDTTVGFVTFPAISATFRAAGPSTVSWVLNAYTLAFAALLIPMGRIADRVGRRKMFLIGVVVFTVGSMLCGLAPTVGVLIGAEVLEAVGAAILIPASLALVLQSFPRERLPVAVAIWGAIGAAAGAAGPVLGAVIVDGLSWRWAFFLNLPVGIVSLLLARVVLPEGREARPGRLPDPLGVVLVTAGVALLTYAIVQTNAWGWRSWGFVIAALAGIALVGLFVLRCRRVDNPLIHLNLFAVRNFRWAGSATLVYAIGFNAMFLGNVLFMTEVWHYSILKAGLGLSVGPAIVALTAPRFGRLAARYGQRVLLVPGGLVWAFGGALLMLRATSHADYVGVFLPAITFTALGVALVLPQLSSAAVQGLPIDQFGAGSAVVSAMRYLGSTFGVALVIAFTTVVGRSLTTHDFHRVWWLLIGCGLTVSLFASRLVRGAPVRDAAAVEV, encoded by the coding sequence ATGTTCGGTATGGTGAAACAACTAACTGATGACCCGACGATCAATGCGCCGACGCCGGGCGACATCGTGGAGCCGGGGGAGTTCGCGGCGGTCGAGATCAGCGCGGCGAAGGAACGCAGTCCGCGGATCGTGCTCCTGTCGACGGGGCTCGCCGTGTTCGCGGTCTTCCTCGACACGACCGTGGGATTCGTGACGTTCCCGGCCATCAGTGCGACGTTCCGCGCCGCCGGCCCGTCGACGGTGTCGTGGGTGTTGAACGCCTACACGCTGGCGTTCGCGGCACTGCTGATCCCGATGGGGCGCATCGCCGACCGGGTGGGGCGGCGCAAGATGTTCCTGATCGGCGTCGTGGTGTTCACCGTCGGCTCGATGCTGTGCGGGCTCGCACCGACGGTCGGCGTGCTCATCGGGGCGGAGGTCCTCGAAGCGGTGGGCGCAGCGATCCTCATCCCTGCGTCGCTCGCGCTGGTGCTCCAGAGCTTCCCGCGCGAACGGCTGCCGGTCGCGGTCGCGATCTGGGGTGCGATCGGCGCCGCGGCGGGCGCGGCCGGACCGGTGCTCGGCGCCGTGATCGTCGACGGGCTGAGCTGGCGCTGGGCGTTCTTCCTCAACCTCCCCGTCGGCATCGTGAGCCTGCTGCTCGCGCGCGTGGTGCTGCCCGAGGGTCGCGAAGCGCGGCCCGGCCGCCTGCCCGATCCGCTCGGCGTCGTGCTCGTGACCGCGGGCGTCGCGCTGCTCACCTACGCGATCGTCCAGACGAACGCGTGGGGCTGGCGGTCGTGGGGCTTCGTGATCGCGGCGCTCGCGGGCATCGCGCTCGTGGGGCTGTTCGTGCTCCGCTGCCGGCGCGTCGACAACCCACTGATCCACCTGAACCTGTTCGCGGTGCGCAACTTCCGGTGGGCGGGGAGCGCGACCCTCGTCTACGCGATCGGGTTCAACGCGATGTTCCTCGGCAACGTGCTCTTCATGACCGAGGTCTGGCACTACTCGATTCTGAAGGCCGGTTTGGGTCTGTCGGTCGGTCCCGCGATCGTCGCACTCACCGCGCCGCGCTTCGGCCGCCTCGCGGCGCGTTACGGACAGCGCGTGCTGCTCGTGCCCGGCGGGTTGGTGTGGGCGTTCGGCGGCGCGCTGCTGATGCTGCGCGCGACGAGTCACGCCGACTACGTCGGTGTGTTCCTCCCAGCGATCACGTTCACCGCGCTGGGCGTCGCGCTCGTCCTGCCGCAGCTGTCGTCGGCGGCGGTGCAAGGGCTCCCGATCGACCAGTTCGGCGCGGGCTCGGCTGTCGTGTCGGCGATGCGCTATCTCGGGTCGACGTTCGGTGTCGCGCTCGTCATCGCGTTCACGACGGTGGTCGGTCGCAGCCTCACGACGCACGACTTCCACCGCGTGTGGTGGCTGCTCATCGGATGCGGGCTCACGGTGTCGCTGTTCGCGTCCCGACTCGTGCGCGGGGCGCCGGTGCGCGACGCCGCCGCGGTCGAGGTGTGA